The nucleotide window gtcaaaggagtctggtggcgTCAAAAAGAGTGATATAACCAGTGTTtctgctggagaaaaaaaaatcctacaaATTTGCATATCATTGATATAAAGGAGGGAAGAGTACGCTGTAGCCACATGCTTGGATGTAGATGTGATCTTAGAATATTGCAAGAACCTCAAAGATAAAAGTTTTGCTCTTACCCCAGGTGTGCGTGAGTTGACTCTGTTATCAATGGTTTCATACACTGAGCATGGCTTCATGGTAGCTGCGGTCTCCTGGAAGTTTGAATGCACATGCAtcacagagaaaggaaacatgaaAGTGGGTAAAACATGCATTTCATCCTctaaaacaagcacaaaatTCACACTGAAACTGCACAGAGCATACTTACGCCTTCAACTGCAACCTCAGAGATATCAGCGTACACAGTGAGATCATTTGAGTCACTACCTGCTGGTAGATTTTCACGaaagatggaaaaagaaaaacagtgataTGTCAATcatacatacattaaaaaaaaaactctgaggACATGAAAAACCATTTACATGACAAAGTTAAAACAGGGCACACTGCTCCTCAATGCAGCCTTTCTTACCCTGTTGACCTCGTTTGTAGTAACACACACCCACTGCTATTCCAAGTGCAATGACGACTATCATGCAACCTCCAATTGACGCACCCATGAGAAGGACAGATTTTTGGTCTGCAAATGGTGGTattgtcactgttactgtcatGACAGAAGAACAGTAATAGTGCTCACATTTGTGCAAACAGAATTAATAAAACAGGAATATGAATCAAAGTGAAATGGCCAGCCTGTCCTCTCCAGAAAAATATAGGAACATAAACACCAGCAAGACAAAGCCGAGGGTGACAGATTTCCACAGGAATGTCAGCATCGAgggtttggacattgagattATGGACGTGTACAATTACTTGGGTTTTCACCTtaaccacaaactggactggacaaacaacacagatgtcctgtagAGGACTGAGAAAGCTAAGGTGAGTACATAGGACACTGTTAAGAAcaatgactctgtggtggcagctgcagttttctacgcagtggtctgctggggctgtggtaGCTTTTGTTGCGCTATTGttatatgtttatatgtatgtatatgtgcaattttcaatgtgttgttttgttttgtttttttcaactttgcaatagtacaaacactgtatttattatccatactGGGAACAGCATTTCTATAATCTGTACatattgtacacacacatagaccTGTGCAATTAAATTTTTATGCAACagcatttctcaagtgcaattcaACATTAGCAGTTTTTTCCTAAGAACATTGGCAATAGCATctttatgggcagtagtatttttataatctgtacataatgtacatacacatagttgattttttattcTGTTCCCTGTATACTCCTTATGTTTACTCCTCTATGCTactgtttttgctgcttttgccttttaatactttgctggctgtaacgacttaatttccaCGGCGTGAGATGAATAAAGTTCCATCATATCACTAATGTCATCACTATGATCTATGGTCTCATTGTCTGTAAGGCAAGCCATTAGACTGTTTATCAGTGAACACCCTCAAGAACTTAACACTGATAATTACCTTTTCCTTCTGTATTGTTGCTGCACTTCACTATTTTGAATGCAGACATCTCACTGACAGCATTGTAAATTGTGCAGGTGAAGTTCGTATCTCCGTCCTGCGGTCTGATGATGTACTGCAGCCTGGAGCCACTTCTGGTTTGGTTCCTCACGGTCCAGTTGTAGCTAACACTGCTGTCAGTGGTTGCACTGCACTCCAGCAAAACTGTACAGGATTCATTCAAGGTGTGCCAGGTGGAATTGGATGTCAGGACAGGCTGCTTAGTTATGGGCTCTACTGGGGTAgatgggagacagagagacagtcctACTTAGCCATTGCAGCTGGCTGAATTTGATAAAAATACATTATATGATTATTATAcccacaaacagaaaattcttCAGTCTAGCTTCTCCGGACAAACTCTTTTGTTAACCTCTAATCCAAAATCTTCTGTCTTTGCttccaaaacacaaatgtacaaGCTAAATGATCAAGAGATGCTGAATATTTGAAACACTAGATCAAAGATACCACCAACATTTAACAATAATACACTCTTTTGGTGCagacagcacagaaaacacatgattTCTTTCTGCTACAATTATTGTGGCATCTGTTGTGtgaatcaattaatcaattaattaatcaataataaattaTGGTGTATCAACAATTATTAGGTTACTTGGTGAATGAAAACTTAAGTGTCTCACCGTGAACTTGCAGAGAGATGATGACTGTTGGCCTTTGTTGGTCGCCCGTCTCTgacaaaaaactgaaatttCCAGAATCTTGGAGAGTCAGTCCTCTCACTGTTAAACTGAAGTCTGTGGGGTTTAGGTATAATCTGCCCGTGAACTGTTGTTTAGAACGATTCTTATTTTTGTCTGCAATTATTACCCTTCCATACTTCCATCTTGCTTCAGTGACCCCTTCAGTCGGTGAGCATGACGAAAGCTCTACGCTGTCGCCAACTTTTTTATGGATGACATGCTGGCAGCTGGAAGCCTCCACATCTGAAACACGAAAGAAAACCACAGAGTGGGTATCAATGGAAGCCGTGCTTACAATATTGATGGTatttttgctctttctcttttaaaacacaaagtggATTTCTCAAGATAATTTATTGCGGAAACAACGTCATGAGATTCAGAAGAGTGGACGATAAAAAATGTACTCTCTTGTGATTTGATACGGGGGGAATGAATTAAAGCTTTTTATTGTAAGGGACAGGCTTACATACAGGGTCAACATAAAGCAGATGTGTTACTGCCCAGTAGACTACTAGCAAAAGAATTTTGGATTTTGGAATTGGCATAAGGGAACTGGAAAAGACACAACCCACTCTAGTGGGTGTTTGAATGGTGTAATGAAGTGTGAAGATAAATAAGTTAGATTACTGTGTAGTCTGATG belongs to Chaetodon trifascialis isolate fChaTrf1 chromosome 23, fChaTrf1.hap1, whole genome shotgun sequence and includes:
- the LOC139351545 gene encoding CD48 antigen-like, which produces MAGGCHRCFTCFFTCTSVLLLWVCLHDVEASSCQHVIHKKVGDSVELSSCSPTEGVTEARWKYGRVIIADKNKNRSKQQFTGRLYLNPTDFSLTVRGLTLQDSGNFSFLSETGDQQRPTVIISLQVHEPITKQPVLTSNSTWHTLNESCTVLLECSATTDSSVSYNWTVRNQTRSGSRLQYIIRPQDGDTNFTCTIYNAVSEMSAFKIVKCSNNTEGKDQKSVLLMGASIGGCMIVVIALGIAVGVCYYKRGQQAGSDSNDLTVYADISEVAVEGETAATMKPCSVYETIDNRVNSRTPGPETVYDKIQFSRMRKASVSPYQEIS